A section of the Saccharopolyspora gregorii genome encodes:
- a CDS encoding NAD(P)/FAD-dependent oxidoreductase, whose product MAEHEVDLLVVGAGPAGLFAAYYAGFRGLSVAVVDSLPEPGGQVAAMYPEKLIFDVPGFPAVRGRDLVAALVEQAAPREPRYLLGRDATDLSEVDGRLRVLAGPDPVRARAVLITAGIGEFTPRPLPAGGDWLGRGVVHFVPDLAVHRGQDVVVVGGGDSAFDWALALHPIARSVTLVHRRARFRAHPGLVREVAELGVEIITEAQVVAVRGDSAGVHEVELAVGEQRRVLPARTVVAALGFTASLGPIESWGLGLAGRSIRVDSTMRTSRDRVYAAGDVATYPGKVKLIATGFGEAATAVNNIAVALDPAAHLFPGHSSDRS is encoded by the coding sequence ATGGCCGAGCACGAGGTCGATCTGCTGGTCGTCGGCGCGGGGCCGGCGGGGCTGTTCGCGGCGTACTACGCGGGGTTCCGGGGCCTGTCGGTGGCGGTGGTGGATTCGCTGCCGGAACCGGGCGGGCAGGTCGCGGCGATGTACCCGGAGAAGCTGATCTTCGACGTGCCGGGGTTCCCCGCGGTGCGCGGCCGCGACCTGGTGGCGGCCCTGGTGGAGCAGGCCGCGCCGCGCGAACCGCGCTACCTGCTGGGCAGGGACGCCACCGATCTGTCCGAAGTGGATGGACGGCTGCGGGTGCTGGCGGGCCCGGACCCGGTGCGCGCGCGAGCCGTGCTGATCACCGCGGGCATCGGCGAGTTCACGCCCCGGCCGCTGCCCGCGGGCGGGGACTGGCTCGGCAGGGGAGTGGTGCACTTCGTGCCCGACCTGGCGGTGCACCGCGGGCAGGACGTGGTGGTGGTCGGCGGCGGCGATTCGGCGTTCGACTGGGCGCTGGCGCTGCACCCGATCGCGCGCAGCGTGACCCTCGTGCACCGCCGGGCGCGGTTCCGCGCGCACCCGGGCCTGGTGCGGGAGGTCGCCGAGCTCGGCGTCGAGATCATCACCGAGGCGCAGGTGGTGGCGGTGCGCGGGGACTCCGCGGGCGTGCACGAGGTGGAGCTGGCCGTCGGCGAGCAGCGGCGGGTGCTGCCCGCGCGGACCGTGGTCGCCGCGCTCGGCTTCACCGCCTCGCTGGGGCCGATCGAGTCCTGGGGGCTCGGGCTGGCCGGGCGCTCGATCCGGGTGGACAGCACGATGCGCACCAGCCGGGACCGGGTGTACGCGGCGGGCGACGTGGCCACCTACCCGGGGAAGGTGAAGCTGATCGCCACCGGCTTCGGCGAGGCCGCCACCGCGGTCAACAACATCGCGGTCGCCCTGGACCCGGCGGCCCACCTTTTCCCGGGCCACTCCTCCGACCGGAGCTGA
- a CDS encoding S1 family peptidase has protein sequence MRTRSLLTGVLAAGAALALATPASAAQDPTPMVVGGHDATETYSFMVSLQSGGGHICGASLIKADWAVTAAHCVQGSQPGDLSVRVGSLEHASGGEEAGVSDIKVHDSADIAVIKLDTQVSAQPISIAPESGATGTETRIIGWGQTSPAPGGEAPATLQELDTAIVDDADCSGIEGETEICTSNPGGDSGACYGDSGGPQIKGTEGSWELIGATSRAGNNDSNCATGPSIYTDVSALSDWVEENTAA, from the coding sequence ATGCGCACACGCTCCCTGCTCACCGGAGTGCTCGCCGCCGGCGCCGCGCTCGCGCTGGCCACGCCCGCTTCCGCGGCCCAGGACCCCACGCCCATGGTCGTGGGCGGCCACGACGCCACCGAGACCTACTCGTTCATGGTGTCGCTGCAGTCCGGCGGCGGGCACATCTGCGGCGCTTCGCTGATCAAGGCCGACTGGGCGGTCACCGCCGCGCACTGCGTCCAGGGCAGCCAGCCCGGCGACCTGTCCGTCCGCGTCGGCAGCCTGGAGCACGCCTCCGGCGGCGAAGAGGCCGGGGTCAGCGACATCAAGGTGCACGACTCGGCGGACATCGCCGTGATCAAGCTGGACACGCAGGTCTCCGCGCAGCCGATCTCCATCGCCCCCGAGTCGGGCGCCACCGGCACCGAGACCCGCATCATCGGCTGGGGCCAGACCAGCCCGGCGCCGGGCGGCGAAGCCCCCGCCACGCTGCAGGAGCTGGACACCGCGATCGTCGACGACGCCGACTGCTCGGGCATCGAGGGCGAGACCGAGATCTGCACCTCGAACCCCGGTGGCGACTCCGGCGCCTGCTACGGCGACTCGGGCGGCCCGCAGATCAAGGGCACCGAGGGCTCCTGGGAGCTGATCGGCGCCACCAGCCGCGCCGGGAACAACGACTCGAACTGCGCGACCGGCCCGTCGATCTACACCGACGTGTCGGCGCTGTCCGACTGGGTCGAGGAGAACACCGCCGCCTGA
- a CDS encoding DUF885 domain-containing protein: MDAAELVREYVRLGLRIGRLDPGSASARAVERRSRSVIDREPVSAPGVLAERAALLCAVVPDVGFVPARAAFLAGQLAALECRAHRIAGRRTSFRAEAAACFGLRVEFGEPDRYRSAHAELAELLPGSGPAADRLALLAARERVPPARLARGVAALSRALRARVRAEPGLPVQEGVDYRYVRGRSWSALHRYLGDFRSLVAVDPDRQVWAGRLPGLVAHESYPGHHAEHCRKERVLVGTRGWSEHGVEVRDSPQSLLAEGIAESGLRIAVGPGWGRWAQEVLAEVGIAFDGDRAERVLDALDGLRRVRSDAALLLHDGPGPAAAAAHLRRWSCLPEEGVRAFLRFAADPCWRLHVVTYAEGPPVVARRLAAGEAVGRLLDEPWAPGG, encoded by the coding sequence GTGGACGCCGCCGAGCTGGTTCGCGAGTACGTGCGGCTCGGGTTGCGGATCGGGCGGCTCGACCCCGGTTCCGCGAGTGCCCGCGCCGTCGAACGGCGATCGCGCAGCGTCATCGATCGCGAGCCCGTATCAGCCCCTGGTGTACTTGCAGAACGAGCCGCGTTGTTGTGCGCGGTCGTCCCCGATGTCGGGTTCGTCCCCGCGCGGGCCGCGTTCCTGGCCGGGCAGCTGGCCGCGCTGGAGTGCCGCGCGCACCGGATCGCCGGGCGGCGGACGTCGTTCCGGGCGGAGGCCGCGGCGTGCTTCGGGCTCCGCGTCGAGTTCGGCGAACCGGACCGGTACCGCAGCGCGCACGCGGAGCTGGCGGAGCTGCTGCCCGGCTCGGGTCCCGCGGCGGACCGGCTGGCGCTGCTGGCGGCGCGGGAACGGGTGCCGCCGGCGCGGTTGGCGCGCGGGGTCGCCGCGCTCTCCCGCGCGTTGCGCGCTCGGGTGCGGGCCGAGCCGGGGCTGCCGGTGCAGGAGGGCGTCGACTACCGCTACGTCCGGGGCCGCTCGTGGTCGGCGCTGCACCGCTACCTCGGCGACTTCCGGTCGCTGGTCGCGGTGGACCCGGACCGGCAGGTGTGGGCGGGGCGGCTCCCGGGGCTGGTCGCGCACGAGTCCTACCCGGGCCACCACGCGGAGCACTGCCGCAAGGAGCGGGTGCTGGTCGGCACCCGCGGCTGGTCCGAGCACGGCGTCGAGGTGCGGGACAGCCCGCAGTCGCTGCTCGCGGAGGGGATCGCCGAGTCGGGGCTGCGCATCGCGGTCGGCCCCGGCTGGGGCCGCTGGGCGCAGGAGGTGCTGGCGGAGGTGGGCATCGCCTTCGACGGGGACCGGGCGGAGCGGGTGCTCGACGCGCTGGACGGGCTGCGCCGGGTGCGGTCGGACGCGGCGCTGCTGCTGCACGACGGCCCGGGCCCCGCTGCTGCGGCGGCGCACCTGCGCCGGTGGTCGTGCCTGCCGGAGGAGGGCGTCCGCGCGTTCCTCCGGTTCGCCGCCGACCCGTGCTGGCGGCTGCACGTCGTCACCTACGCGGAAGGGCCGCCGGTGGTCGCCCGCAGGCTCGCCGCGGGAGAAGCGGTGGGGCGGCTGCTGGACGAGCCGTGGGCTCCCGGCGGCTGA
- a CDS encoding DUF4288 domain-containing protein has product MTTPSDDEQVGSIDIGSGSIDPRDFQASTSSAEAEFYVAVLLIEISSASATEPELYEESFVLVKAESDEEAREKAVDCGKQQAASYPNEDGEIVTWKFKELVEVKKVEDATFDDGSELYSRFFRNYTAYRSFEPLLSGEDI; this is encoded by the coding sequence ATGACCACCCCCAGCGACGACGAGCAGGTCGGCTCGATCGACATCGGTTCGGGCAGCATCGACCCCCGCGACTTCCAGGCGAGCACCTCCTCCGCCGAGGCCGAGTTCTACGTCGCGGTGCTGCTCATCGAGATCTCCTCCGCGTCGGCCACCGAACCGGAGCTCTACGAGGAATCGTTCGTGCTGGTCAAGGCCGAATCCGACGAGGAGGCGCGGGAGAAGGCCGTCGACTGCGGCAAGCAGCAGGCCGCCAGCTACCCGAACGAGGACGGCGAGATCGTCACCTGGAAGTTCAAGGAGCTCGTCGAGGTGAAGAAGGTCGAGGACGCCACCTTCGACGACGGCTCCGAGCTGTACAGCCGCTTCTTCCGCAACTACACCGCCTACCGCTCCTTCGAACCCCTGCTCAGCGGCGAGGACATCTGA
- a CDS encoding isoprenyl transferase → MALKVRLRELIYDVYERRLRRQLRGARAPRHVGVILDGNRRWAKEAGLDIAHGHRAGARKISELLGWCREADVEVVTLWLLSTDNLNRSSAELDALLEIIAGVVDELTDAANPWRVRIVGALDMLPTETAARLSAAALRTEGRTGMQVNVAAGYGGRQEIADAVRKLLQQHAEAGTTIEELAEFLTVDHISEHLYTSGQPDPDLLIRTSGEQRLSGFMLWQSAHSEFWFCEAYWPAFRRVDFLRALREYSARHRRYGG, encoded by the coding sequence GTGGCGCTCAAGGTTCGTCTGCGGGAACTCATCTACGACGTGTACGAGCGACGGCTGCGCCGTCAGCTCAGAGGTGCCAGAGCACCCAGGCACGTGGGCGTGATCCTCGACGGGAACCGCCGCTGGGCCAAGGAGGCCGGGCTCGACATCGCGCACGGCCACCGCGCCGGTGCGCGCAAGATCAGCGAGCTGCTCGGCTGGTGCCGGGAAGCCGATGTCGAGGTGGTCACGCTGTGGCTGCTCTCCACCGACAACCTGAACCGCAGCAGCGCCGAGCTGGACGCGCTGCTGGAGATCATCGCCGGGGTGGTGGACGAGCTCACCGACGCGGCCAACCCGTGGCGGGTGCGGATCGTCGGCGCGCTGGACATGCTCCCCACCGAGACGGCGGCCCGGTTGTCGGCCGCCGCGCTGCGGACCGAGGGCCGCACGGGGATGCAGGTGAACGTCGCCGCCGGGTACGGCGGGCGGCAGGAGATCGCCGACGCGGTGCGCAAGCTGCTGCAGCAGCACGCGGAGGCGGGCACCACCATCGAGGAGCTCGCGGAGTTCCTCACCGTCGACCACATCTCCGAGCACCTCTACACCTCGGGCCAGCCCGACCCGGACCTGCTGATCCGGACTTCCGGGGAGCAGCGGTTGTCCGGGTTCATGCTCTGGCAGTCCGCGCATTCGGAGTTCTGGTTCTGCGAGGCGTACTGGCCGGCGTTCCGGCGCGTCGACTTCCTGCGCGCGTTGCGCGAGTATTCGGCGCGGCACCGCCGCTACGGCGGCTGA
- a CDS encoding class II fumarate hydratase gives MAEQDYRIEHDTMGEVRVPADALYRAQTQRAVENFPISGRGLERAQIRALGLLKAATARVNGELGILDADMAEAIAAAADEVAEGHHDAHFPIDVFQTGSGTSSNMNANEVIATLATRGLGRDVHPNDHVNASQSSNDTFPTTIHVAATEAVLTDVIPALEHLAGVVEVRAAEWAEVVKSGRTHLMDAVPITLAQEAGAWASQVRFGVERLRSGLDRLGELPIGGTAVGSGLNAPDGFGAAVAAELARVTGLPLTEARDHFEAQATQDGVVETSGHLRTVAVSLNKIANDVRWLGSGPRTGLAELALPDLQPGSSIMPGKVNPVIPEATLQVVAQVIGNDAAVAFAGAQGNFQLNVNLPVIARNVLESARLLAAVSRLLADKVFAGVEANVERAREYAEGSPSIVTPLNRFIGYEEAASIAKQALKERRTIREVVLERGHVDSGKLTLEQLDTALDVLGMAKAK, from the coding sequence ATGGCTGAACAGGACTACCGGATCGAACACGACACCATGGGCGAGGTCAGGGTTCCCGCCGACGCCCTGTACCGCGCGCAGACGCAGCGCGCCGTGGAGAACTTCCCGATCTCCGGCCGCGGGCTGGAGCGCGCGCAGATCCGCGCCCTCGGACTGCTCAAGGCCGCCACCGCGCGGGTCAACGGCGAACTCGGCATCCTCGACGCCGACATGGCCGAGGCCATCGCCGCCGCCGCCGACGAGGTCGCCGAGGGCCACCACGACGCGCACTTCCCGATCGACGTGTTCCAGACCGGCTCCGGCACGTCGTCGAACATGAACGCCAACGAGGTCATCGCGACCCTCGCGACCCGCGGACTCGGCCGCGACGTGCACCCGAACGACCACGTCAACGCCTCGCAGTCCTCGAACGACACGTTCCCCACCACCATCCACGTGGCCGCCACCGAGGCCGTGCTCACCGACGTCATCCCCGCCCTGGAGCACCTGGCGGGCGTCGTCGAGGTCCGCGCCGCCGAGTGGGCCGAGGTCGTCAAGTCCGGCCGCACCCACCTGATGGACGCGGTGCCGATCACCCTCGCCCAGGAAGCGGGCGCGTGGGCCTCGCAGGTGCGCTTCGGCGTGGAGCGGCTGCGTTCCGGGCTGGACCGGCTCGGTGAGCTGCCCATCGGCGGCACCGCCGTCGGGTCCGGCCTGAACGCGCCGGACGGCTTCGGCGCGGCCGTCGCCGCCGAGCTCGCCCGCGTCACCGGACTGCCGCTGACCGAGGCCCGCGACCACTTCGAGGCGCAGGCCACCCAGGACGGCGTCGTCGAGACCTCCGGGCACCTGCGCACCGTCGCGGTGAGCCTGAACAAGATCGCCAACGACGTGCGCTGGCTCGGGTCCGGCCCGCGCACCGGCCTCGCCGAGCTGGCGCTGCCCGACCTGCAGCCCGGTTCCTCGATCATGCCGGGCAAGGTGAACCCGGTGATCCCGGAGGCCACCCTCCAGGTCGTCGCGCAGGTCATCGGCAACGACGCGGCCGTCGCGTTCGCCGGCGCGCAGGGCAACTTCCAGCTCAACGTGAACCTGCCGGTGATCGCCCGCAACGTGCTGGAATCCGCGCGACTGCTCGCCGCCGTGTCCCGGCTGCTCGCCGACAAGGTGTTCGCCGGGGTCGAGGCCAACGTCGAGCGCGCCCGCGAGTACGCCGAGGGTTCGCCGTCGATCGTCACGCCGCTGAACCGCTTCATCGGCTACGAGGAGGCCGCCTCGATCGCGAAGCAGGCCCTCAAGGAGCGCCGCACCATCCGCGAGGTCGTCCTCGAACGCGGCCACGTCGACTCCGGCAAGCTCACCCTGGAGCAGCTGGACACCGCGCTGGACGTGCTGGGCATGGCCAAGGCCAAGTGA
- a CDS encoding GuaB1 family IMP dehydrogenase-related protein, with product MRFLNGQQPSTDLTYDDVFLAPRRSGVESRFDVDLATSDGSGTTLPVVVANMTAVAGRRMAETVARRGGITVLPQDVAPEAVAEIVSWVKDRHPVWDTPLVLRPDDAVADVLNLLPKRSHGAVVVVDEDRRPVGVVDEAACSGVDRFARVGEVADRTPLVLPLGTEPREVFEQLHGQGKQVALAVDGDGRLAGILTGRGSLRAEIYAPALDGAGRLRVAAAVGVNGDVAGKAAALLAAGVDALVVDTAHGHQEKMISALRAVRALDPSVPVVAGNVVTADGVRDLVEAGADVIKVGVGPGAMCTTRMMTGVGRPQFSAVAECAAAARELGKHVWADGGVRHPRDVALALAAGAASVMVGSWFAGTHESPGDLLRDEHGRAYKESFGMASKRAVGARTRTDSAFDQARKALYEEGISSSRMKIDPKRPGVEDLLDEISSGLRSSCTYAGARNLAEFHERALVGIQSAAGFAEGRPLPSGW from the coding sequence GTGCGGTTCTTGAACGGGCAGCAGCCCTCCACAGACCTGACCTACGACGACGTCTTCCTGGCCCCGCGCCGCTCCGGCGTCGAGTCCCGGTTCGACGTCGACCTCGCGACCTCCGACGGCTCGGGCACCACGCTCCCGGTCGTGGTCGCCAACATGACCGCCGTCGCGGGCCGCCGCATGGCGGAGACGGTGGCGCGGCGCGGTGGGATCACCGTCCTGCCGCAGGACGTCGCCCCCGAAGCCGTCGCGGAGATCGTGTCCTGGGTGAAGGACCGGCACCCGGTCTGGGACACGCCGCTGGTGCTGCGCCCGGACGACGCGGTCGCGGACGTGCTGAACCTGCTGCCGAAGCGCTCGCACGGCGCGGTCGTGGTCGTCGACGAGGACCGCAGGCCGGTCGGCGTCGTGGACGAGGCCGCCTGCTCCGGCGTGGACCGGTTCGCCCGGGTCGGTGAGGTCGCCGACCGCACCCCGCTGGTGCTGCCGCTGGGCACCGAACCCCGCGAGGTCTTCGAGCAGCTGCACGGCCAGGGCAAGCAGGTGGCGCTCGCGGTCGACGGAGACGGCAGGCTCGCCGGGATCCTCACCGGGCGCGGCTCGCTGCGCGCCGAGATCTACGCGCCCGCGCTGGACGGGGCGGGCCGGCTCCGGGTCGCCGCCGCGGTCGGCGTCAACGGCGACGTGGCGGGCAAGGCGGCCGCGCTGCTCGCGGCGGGGGTGGACGCGCTGGTCGTGGACACCGCGCACGGCCACCAGGAGAAGATGATCAGCGCGTTGCGCGCGGTGCGGGCGCTCGACCCGTCGGTGCCGGTCGTCGCGGGCAACGTGGTCACCGCCGACGGCGTGCGGGACCTCGTCGAGGCGGGCGCGGACGTGATCAAGGTCGGCGTCGGCCCGGGCGCCATGTGCACCACCCGGATGATGACCGGCGTCGGCCGTCCCCAGTTCTCCGCCGTCGCCGAGTGCGCCGCGGCCGCGCGGGAGCTCGGCAAGCACGTGTGGGCCGACGGCGGCGTGCGGCACCCGCGGGACGTGGCGCTGGCGCTGGCCGCCGGGGCGGCCTCGGTGATGGTGGGCTCCTGGTTCGCCGGCACCCACGAATCGCCCGGCGACCTGCTGCGCGACGAGCACGGCCGCGCCTACAAGGAGTCCTTCGGCATGGCCTCCAAGCGCGCCGTCGGCGCCCGGACGCGCACCGACAGCGCCTTCGACCAGGCGCGCAAGGCGCTCTACGAGGAGGGCATCTCCAGCTCCCGGATGAAGATCGACCCGAAGCGCCCCGGTGTGGAGGACCTGCTGGACGAGATCAGCTCCGGACTGCGCTCCTCCTGCACCTACGCGGGCGCGCGGAACCTCGCCGAGTTCCACGAGCGCGCGCTGGTGGGCATCCAGTCCGCCGCCGGGTTCGCCGAGGGACGCCCGCTGCCCAGCGGCTGGTGA
- the trhA gene encoding PAQR family membrane homeostasis protein TrhA, with amino-acid sequence MRGWIHLWSLVGAVASGATLISLAAATVGASAALGTSVYVATVLGLFGVSALYHRKTWNSVGARTWMRRLDHSMIFLFIAGTYTPFAMLAMQPTTGAVVLAVVWGGALGGVVLKLAWPNGPRWVGVPVYLALGWVAVFVLPELLVHAGVAAFVLLVVGGVLYSLGAICYASRWPDPWPKTFGYHEFFHAAVTVAAICHHVSIWLALYA; translated from the coding sequence ATGCGCGGCTGGATCCACCTCTGGTCACTGGTGGGAGCAGTGGCCTCGGGTGCCACGCTGATCTCCCTGGCCGCCGCCACCGTGGGTGCCTCCGCCGCGCTGGGGACCTCCGTGTACGTGGCCACCGTGCTCGGCCTGTTCGGGGTCAGCGCGCTGTACCACCGCAAGACGTGGAACTCGGTGGGCGCGCGGACCTGGATGCGCCGCCTCGACCACTCGATGATCTTCCTGTTCATCGCGGGGACCTACACGCCGTTCGCGATGCTGGCGATGCAGCCGACCACCGGAGCCGTCGTGCTCGCCGTGGTGTGGGGCGGCGCGCTCGGCGGCGTGGTGCTGAAGCTGGCGTGGCCGAACGGGCCGCGCTGGGTGGGCGTGCCGGTCTACCTCGCGCTCGGCTGGGTCGCCGTGTTCGTGCTGCCGGAGCTGCTGGTCCACGCGGGCGTGGCGGCGTTCGTGCTGCTGGTGGTCGGCGGCGTGCTCTACTCGCTGGGCGCGATCTGCTACGCGAGCCGGTGGCCGGACCCGTGGCCGAAGACCTTCGGCTACCACGAGTTCTTCCACGCGGCGGTGACCGTGGCGGCGATCTGCCACCACGTGTCGATCTGGCTGGCGCTGTACGCCTGA
- a CDS encoding PhoH family protein, with product MLDTSVLLSDPWAMTRFAEHRVVLPLVVISELEAKRHHPELGWFAREALRGLDELRIEHGRLDAPVEIGEDGGTLHVELNHSDPQVLPPGFRTDSNDARILACSLNLAADGHRVTLVTKDMPLRVKAASVALEADEYRAQDVVSSGWSGMADLDLPPEQVDALFKDGEADLDEAKDLPANTGLRLLAGTQSALGRVTADKQVKLVRGDREAFGLHGRSAEQRIALDLLLDPDVGIVSLGGRAGTGKSALALCAGLEAVLERQQHRKVVVFRPVYAVGGQELGYLPGSENEKMQPWAQAVFDTLGALASENVLDEVTDRGMLEVLPLTHIRGRSLHDSFVIVDEAQSLERNVLLTVLSRLGANSRVVLTHDVAQRDNLRVGRHDGVAAVIEKLKGHPLFAHITLTRSERSPVAALVTEMLEGEFTP from the coding sequence GTGCTCGACACCTCGGTGCTGCTGTCCGATCCGTGGGCGATGACCCGGTTCGCCGAGCACCGCGTGGTGCTCCCGCTGGTCGTGATCAGCGAACTCGAAGCGAAGCGGCATCACCCGGAACTCGGCTGGTTCGCCCGCGAGGCCCTGCGGGGCCTCGACGAACTGCGCATCGAGCACGGCCGGCTGGACGCGCCGGTCGAGATCGGTGAGGACGGCGGCACGCTGCACGTCGAGCTCAACCACTCCGATCCGCAGGTGCTGCCGCCAGGTTTCCGCACCGACTCCAACGACGCCCGGATCCTGGCGTGTTCGCTGAACCTCGCCGCCGACGGGCACCGGGTCACGCTGGTCACCAAGGACATGCCGCTGCGGGTCAAGGCTGCTTCGGTGGCGCTGGAAGCCGACGAGTACCGGGCGCAGGACGTGGTGTCCAGCGGCTGGTCGGGCATGGCGGACCTCGACCTGCCGCCGGAGCAGGTGGACGCGCTGTTCAAGGACGGCGAGGCCGACCTCGACGAGGCCAAGGACCTGCCCGCGAACACCGGGCTGCGGCTGCTCGCGGGCACCCAGAGCGCGCTCGGCCGGGTCACCGCGGACAAGCAGGTGAAGCTGGTGCGCGGCGACCGGGAGGCCTTCGGGCTGCACGGCCGCTCCGCCGAGCAGCGCATCGCGCTGGACCTGCTGCTGGACCCGGACGTCGGCATCGTCTCCCTCGGCGGACGCGCGGGCACCGGCAAGTCGGCGCTGGCGCTGTGCGCCGGTCTGGAAGCCGTGCTGGAACGCCAGCAGCACCGCAAGGTCGTGGTCTTCCGGCCGGTCTACGCGGTCGGCGGCCAGGAGCTGGGCTACCTGCCGGGCAGCGAGAACGAGAAGATGCAGCCCTGGGCGCAGGCGGTGTTCGACACCCTCGGTGCGTTGGCCAGCGAGAACGTCCTCGACGAGGTCACCGACCGGGGCATGCTGGAAGTGCTGCCGCTGACCCACATCCGAGGCCGGTCGCTGCACGACTCGTTCGTGATCGTGGACGAGGCCCAGTCGTTGGAGCGCAACGTGCTGCTCACGGTGCTGTCCCGGCTCGGGGCGAACTCCAGGGTGGTGCTGACCCACGACGTGGCGCAGCGGGACAACCTGCGCGTCGGCCGGCACGACGGCGTGGCCGCGGTGATCGAGAAGTTGAAGGGCCACCCGCTGTTCGCGCACATCACGCTGACCCGGTCCGAGCGCTCGCCGGTGGCGGCGCTGGTGACGGAGATGCTGGAGGGGGAGTTCACCCCCTGA
- a CDS encoding ATP-dependent DNA ligase — translation MVPLNAVVSASAEVAGTRARNAKIRTLAELLTRLRGAEIRPAAALLAGELPGGRAGVGWSTLNALRAEPAATPGLTVLDVAATVDELRATTGTGSGQRRLDLLHALLGRATTDEQLFLVRLLGGELRQGALEGVLLAAVARAADVPAEAVRRAFMLSGRLPATAEAALTGGSAALAEFRLEVGRPLRPMLASPADTLAAALDELGDCVVEHKLDGARIQLHRDREQVRVFTRTLREITGQVPELVELGLALPCTSVVLDGEALALTDSGRPRPFQETMSRFGARGPRDEVLRPHFFDCLHLDGADLVDEPLHRRLAALARVAPEHRIPGVCPGNAEDADALLDDALDAGHEGVVVKDLDSIYAAGRRGRAWRKVKPSHTLDLVVLAAEWGHGRRSGTLSNLHLGARDPAGGPPIMVGKTFKGLTDELLAWQTAEFPRHETHRDRSTVHLAPDLVVEVELDGVQVSTRYPGEVALRFARVLRYRPDKDAATADTIDAVRAMLPGASSADEKVEP, via the coding sequence ATGGTGCCGCTGAACGCGGTCGTCTCCGCGTCCGCCGAGGTCGCGGGGACCCGCGCCCGCAACGCGAAGATCCGCACCCTCGCCGAACTGCTCACCCGCCTGCGCGGCGCCGAGATCCGGCCTGCCGCCGCGCTGCTCGCCGGCGAGCTGCCCGGGGGCCGCGCCGGGGTCGGCTGGTCCACGCTGAACGCGCTGCGCGCCGAACCCGCCGCGACCCCCGGACTGACCGTGCTCGACGTGGCCGCGACCGTCGACGAGCTGCGCGCCACCACCGGCACCGGATCCGGGCAGCGCCGCCTCGACCTGCTGCACGCGTTGCTCGGCCGCGCCACCACCGACGAGCAGCTATTCCTGGTCCGGCTGCTCGGCGGCGAACTCCGGCAAGGCGCGCTCGAAGGCGTGCTGCTGGCGGCCGTCGCCCGCGCCGCCGACGTGCCCGCCGAAGCGGTGCGCCGGGCGTTCATGCTCTCCGGGCGGCTGCCCGCCACCGCCGAGGCCGCGCTGACCGGCGGTTCCGCCGCGCTCGCCGAGTTCCGGCTCGAAGTGGGCAGGCCGCTGCGACCGATGCTCGCCTCGCCCGCCGACACCCTCGCGGCGGCGCTGGACGAACTCGGCGACTGCGTGGTCGAGCACAAGCTGGACGGGGCGCGGATCCAGCTGCACCGGGACCGCGAGCAGGTCCGGGTGTTCACCCGCACGCTCCGCGAGATCACCGGGCAGGTCCCGGAACTCGTCGAACTGGGCCTGGCGCTGCCCTGCACGTCGGTGGTGCTGGACGGGGAGGCGCTCGCCCTCACCGACTCCGGCAGGCCCCGCCCGTTCCAGGAGACGATGTCCCGCTTCGGCGCCCGCGGTCCGCGCGACGAGGTGCTGCGGCCGCACTTCTTCGACTGCCTGCACCTGGACGGCGCGGACCTGGTGGACGAGCCGCTGCACCGGCGGCTGGCGGCGCTGGCCCGCGTCGCACCCGAGCACCGCATCCCCGGGGTGTGCCCCGGGAACGCCGAGGACGCGGACGCGCTGCTGGACGACGCCCTCGACGCCGGGCACGAAGGGGTCGTGGTGAAGGACCTCGACTCGATCTACGCGGCGGGGCGCCGCGGCCGGGCCTGGCGCAAGGTCAAACCGTCGCACACGCTGGACCTGGTGGTGCTCGCCGCGGAATGGGGCCACGGGCGGCGCAGCGGGACGCTGTCCAACCTGCACCTCGGCGCTCGCGACCCGGCGGGCGGACCGCCGATCATGGTGGGCAAGACGTTCAAGGGCCTCACCGACGAACTCCTCGCCTGGCAGACCGCCGAATTCCCCCGCCACGAGACGCACCGCGACCGGAGCACCGTGCACCTCGCCCCGGACCTGGTCGTGGAGGTCGAACTGGACGGGGTGCAGGTCAGCACCCGCTACCCCGGCGAGGTCGCGCTGCGCTTCGCCCGCGTGCTGCGCTACCGCCCCGACAAGGACGCCGCCACCGCCGACACGATCGACGCGGTGCGGGCCATGCTGCCGGGGGCCTCCTCGGCGGATGAGAAGGTGGAGCCATGA